The following coding sequences lie in one Angustibacter luteus genomic window:
- a CDS encoding response regulator transcription factor produces the protein MATVLVCDDSPLARETLRRSVATIPGVTRVLAASSGEEVLARWPVERPSLVLMDVRMPGIGGTEATRRLIALHPEACVLMMTVAEDVDGVARAIAAGARGYVVKDATREELAATVVQSLTDVAGRRHADPATGLAGAVPQPTLTEREMQVLTGMSRGRSNAEIGRELYLSEDTVKTHARRLFRKMGAADRAQAVAVGFRWGLVH, from the coding sequence ATGGCGACTGTGCTCGTCTGCGATGACTCGCCGCTCGCGCGGGAGACGCTGCGCCGATCCGTGGCGACGATCCCCGGCGTGACCCGCGTGCTCGCCGCCTCCAGTGGCGAGGAGGTGCTCGCCCGTTGGCCGGTCGAGCGCCCATCCCTGGTGCTCATGGACGTCCGGATGCCCGGCATCGGCGGCACCGAGGCCACCCGCCGGTTGATCGCGCTGCACCCCGAGGCGTGCGTGCTCATGATGACCGTGGCGGAGGACGTCGACGGCGTCGCTCGCGCCATCGCCGCCGGCGCTCGCGGGTACGTCGTCAAGGACGCCACCCGCGAGGAGCTCGCCGCGACCGTCGTCCAGTCCCTGACCGACGTCGCCGGCCGCCGGCACGCCGACCCCGCGACCGGCCTGGCCGGTGCGGTCCCGCAGCCGACGCTGACCGAGCGCGAGATGCAGGTGCTCACCGGCATGAGCCGGGGGCGCTCCAACGCCGAGATCGGGCGCGAGCTGTACCTGTCCGAGGACACCGTCAAGACGCACGCGCGCCGGCTGTTCCGCAAGATGGGTGCGGCCGACCGCGCCCAGGCCGTCGCGGTCGGCTTCCGCTGGGGTCTGGTGCACTGA